In a genomic window of Methanomassiliicoccales archaeon:
- a CDS encoding MarC family protein, which produces MSWEFAITAFAAIFAIVNPIGNIPFFVTVTEGYTKEEKHRVIVKICIVMLAVLFAFGIFGQYIFMLYGITIPMFKIAGGLLLFSVAFAMMRGERSRAKITEDERQEALAKEEIGVVPLGIPLFAGPGAITTVMIYISYAMDSPDMIFDLASVFISILATAAISYVLLIYSQPIFERMGRGGAAAFGRIMGLLLAAVAVGFIMNGVFDAVTLYIERAPWT; this is translated from the coding sequence ATGAGCTGGGAATTCGCCATCACAGCCTTTGCTGCCATCTTCGCTATCGTCAATCCCATAGGCAACATTCCATTCTTCGTCACTGTTACTGAGGGTTACACCAAAGAGGAGAAGCATAGGGTTATCGTCAAGATATGCATAGTCATGCTCGCTGTCCTCTTCGCCTTCGGCATCTTCGGTCAATACATCTTCATGCTTTACGGCATAACCATTCCCATGTTCAAGATAGCAGGAGGTCTGCTGCTCTTCTCCGTGGCCTTCGCCATGATGAGAGGGGAGCGCTCCCGAGCCAAGATCACCGAGGACGAGCGGCAGGAAGCGTTGGCTAAGGAGGAAATAGGTGTGGTTCCATTAGGGATACCTCTGTTCGCTGGCCCGGGTGCCATTACCACCGTCATGATCTACATCTCCTACGCCATGGATTCCCCCGACATGATCTTTGATCTGGCCTCGGTGTTCATCTCTATCTTGGCGACCGCAGCCATTAGCTATGTCCTTCTCATCTACTCTCAACCCATCTTCGAACGCATGGGCCGAGGGGGGGCAGCCGCCTTCGGTCGCATCATGGGCCTATTGCTGGCCGCAGTGGCGGTGGGATTTATCATGAACGGGGTCTTCGATGCCGTCACGCTGTACATCGAGAGGGCGCCTTGGACATGA
- the proS gene encoding proline--tRNA ligase, with translation MTEKPLLPKHIKAEAHSHFALVQTMVVKKSEDFSEWYNEIVELAGLTDKRYPIKGMNVWRPYGWKIMRLIDEYIRREFDATGHDEVCFPLLIPETEFKKEKEHIKGFDSEVYWVTHAGLNQLDIRMCLRPTSETAMYPIFALWIRSHSDLPLKTYQIVNTFRYETKMTRAFIRVREIHFFESHTCHTTEEDAQRQVEEDFVILEKLMRRLALPYFLLVRTEWDKFPGAYYTVGVDCPLLEGRSLQLGSIHHYRENFSRPFEIKYEDVDGTLKYVHQTTFGMSERLVGCIVAFHGDDKGLVLPPDVAPYQVVIVPILAKGKVEEVTTAARTLRDELLKDGIRAHLDERDERPGSKFYDWEMRGVPLRLELGPKDISEGKVSYAVRHDGSKGWFPRGTISQEVKVMLQKIMEDMNASAWTRLANAVATIDTLENPPKKILRFGWCGAEQCGREIETRTELKILGTPYIKEDFRARCLVCGKETERATYAARAM, from the coding sequence TTGACTGAGAAGCCTCTCCTTCCAAAGCATATAAAAGCGGAAGCACATTCCCACTTCGCCTTGGTGCAGACAATGGTGGTCAAGAAGTCCGAGGATTTCAGCGAATGGTACAACGAGATCGTAGAACTCGCGGGGCTGACTGATAAGCGCTACCCTATCAAGGGCATGAATGTTTGGAGACCTTATGGATGGAAGATAATGCGCCTCATCGATGAGTACATTCGACGCGAATTCGACGCCACCGGCCATGATGAGGTCTGCTTTCCCCTCCTGATACCGGAGACGGAATTCAAGAAGGAGAAGGAGCATATCAAGGGCTTCGATTCCGAGGTGTATTGGGTCACGCATGCCGGCCTTAACCAATTGGACATCCGTATGTGCCTGCGCCCCACTTCGGAAACGGCTATGTATCCTATTTTCGCACTCTGGATCCGTTCCCATTCCGACCTTCCGTTGAAGACCTATCAAATCGTGAACACTTTCCGCTATGAGACGAAGATGACGAGGGCTTTCATCCGGGTGCGAGAGATACACTTCTTCGAATCTCACACCTGCCATACCACCGAGGAGGATGCGCAGCGACAGGTGGAGGAGGACTTCGTTATCCTTGAGAAACTGATGAGACGTCTAGCCCTTCCCTATTTCCTACTGGTGCGCACGGAATGGGATAAGTTCCCCGGTGCCTACTATACCGTGGGTGTGGATTGTCCCTTGCTTGAAGGCAGATCTTTGCAACTTGGCTCCATACATCACTATCGCGAAAATTTTTCTCGCCCCTTTGAAATAAAGTATGAGGACGTTGATGGCACGCTCAAATATGTGCATCAGACGACTTTTGGCATGAGCGAGAGGTTAGTCGGATGCATCGTAGCTTTTCATGGCGACGATAAGGGCCTGGTCCTTCCACCAGATGTGGCTCCCTATCAAGTAGTGATCGTGCCCATCTTGGCCAAGGGTAAAGTAGAGGAGGTTACGACCGCTGCTAGGACATTGAGGGATGAGCTGCTGAAAGATGGTATTAGGGCTCATTTAGATGAGAGGGATGAGCGCCCCGGTAGCAAATTCTATGATTGGGAGATGAGAGGGGTGCCGCTACGTTTGGAGCTCGGTCCCAAAGATATCTCTGAGGGGAAAGTAAGCTATGCCGTGCGCCACGATGGCTCCAAGGGTTGGTTCCCTAGAGGGACGATATCTCAGGAAGTCAAGGTGATGCTGCAAAAGATAATGGAGGATATGAATGCCTCAGCCTGGACAAGGTTAGCCAACGCCGTGGCCACTATCGACACCCTGGAGAACCCGCCTAAGAAGATACTCAGGTTCGGATGGTGCGGTGCGGAGCAATGTGGCCGCGAGATAGAGACCAGAACCGAACTTAAGATACTTGGAACTCCCTACATCAAAGAGGATTTTCGAGCTAGATGTTTGGTGTGCGGCAAGGAGACCGAGCGAGCTACATATGCTGCGCGCGCCATGTGA
- a CDS encoding DUF357 domain-containing protein has translation MQDRITEEKLSNYLDKTKRALSKARIAAPPRSFNRRLAESFLDMAKSYFEDAQHFSQKGDYVNAFACVNYAHAWLDAGARIGLFDVGEDDQLFTLFE, from the coding sequence ATGCAGGACCGGATCACGGAAGAGAAGCTATCTAATTATTTGGATAAGACTAAAAGAGCTCTTTCCAAGGCCAGGATAGCAGCTCCTCCCCGCTCCTTCAATCGCAGGCTGGCAGAATCATTCTTGGATATGGCAAAGTCCTATTTTGAGGATGCTCAACACTTCTCTCAGAAAGGGGATTATGTGAACGCCTTTGCCTGCGTCAACTATGCGCATGCATGGCTTGATGCGGGAGCGCGCATCGGTCTCTTCGATGTGGGTGAAGATGATCAGCTATTCACCTTATTCGAATGA
- a CDS encoding pantoate kinase: MRAKAFCPAHVTGFFQICEHRDPMRSGSKGAGMCLSLGATSTVRIEEGNGEVIVRIDGKEARAPVTEAAVSNVILERKVDVYVDIVQDLPCGQGFGMSAAGALSAAHATCDILGLPFRAALRAAHEAELSHRTGLGDVAAMSRGGITFRRKEGLPPYGVIDRINAEPEVVLCVVGGPLATSSILSDPGKRKVVNEVGKDCVKRMSLSPTLATLMRLSREFMSRTGLATQEVEQAVQAAEEFGPASMAMLGNSIFAVGHVPDQDRLLSERGTTYRCRVDWRGPRIIDSSKDEE; encoded by the coding sequence ATGAGAGCCAAAGCCTTCTGCCCCGCTCATGTGACAGGCTTCTTCCAAATCTGCGAGCACCGCGACCCCATGCGTTCCGGATCTAAGGGCGCGGGGATGTGCCTCAGTCTTGGCGCAACCTCCACGGTCCGGATAGAGGAAGGCAATGGAGAGGTCATCGTGCGCATCGATGGGAAAGAGGCAAGGGCGCCAGTGACTGAGGCGGCGGTAAGCAATGTGATTCTGGAGCGGAAAGTGGATGTCTATGTGGATATCGTCCAGGACCTGCCCTGCGGCCAAGGTTTCGGCATGAGCGCAGCGGGAGCGCTTTCTGCGGCGCATGCCACCTGCGACATTCTAGGCCTGCCCTTCCGAGCGGCCCTGCGAGCGGCGCATGAGGCCGAGCTGTCCCACCGCACTGGCCTAGGGGATGTGGCGGCCATGTCCCGGGGAGGCATCACCTTCAGGCGCAAGGAGGGGCTTCCTCCCTATGGTGTGATAGACCGCATCAACGCTGAGCCAGAGGTGGTGCTCTGCGTGGTAGGCGGACCCTTGGCAACCTCATCCATCCTCTCAGACCCGGGGAAAAGAAAAGTGGTGAACGAGGTGGGCAAAGATTGCGTTAAGCGCATGTCTCTTTCTCCTACCCTAGCGACGCTGATGCGACTCTCAAGGGAGTTCATGAGTCGAACTGGGCTAGCGACTCAAGAGGTGGAGCAGGCGGTCCAGGCTGCAGAGGAGTTTGGTCCCGCCAGCATGGCCATGCTAGGTAACTCCATCTTCGCTGTAGGACATGTGCCAGACCAGGACCGCTTGCTATCGGAGCGGGGCACAACGTACCGCTGCAGGGTGGATTGGAGAGGGCCGCGGATCATAGATTCCTCTAAGGATGAAGAGTAA
- a CDS encoding AAA domain-containing protein, whose translation MDGKVGDMEGTEVLISRLKVYQDRLLHTDWRNRSIFLRRIDKKFVLDLGRLWNGDVKKADDCLRKALRTHSEIQLVKDSDRSEWADQVRANCSALDRTARTIEEEMGLSDLYLGFPFLAGRPCPEGYVRAPLLLFPVRLERVRSEGIPGWYLTFQDEEPILNRALLAALRRLCGISLPDDLQERALDLIETSPKDGLPDYLVERFQALLSPYLKLEPAIPMDKVPLLNDLTTSDLDGFDKVELALVPFAAVGIFPQGSTAIYQDYERLLERVQKGETDLGFLDDLLEVHHLRATPPSIPNVDIDSTPDRELNNILPSDSSQDQVLLEAQRAEAVVVRGPPGTGKSQVITNLIANALAKDQKVLVVCQKRAALDVVHQRLGRVGLSDVAVVLHDSRADRAKMYAMLSQRLNGDPPLRDEGLERRFAQVSSEIDYVVQELNALVKPLWKEMPNGVRPRELYLRAAPSYVPRMNLGSLPYRLTASELDSLIAKLPELQLGFWRFDRAPYPWQARIPFSQFELKERFEIDAALLRAISFCLQETLVIGDPQKQSEALSLMNDYFSLEGKFLHQIRPRWRSSLKLLSSLRNQFPSDPRVNDAQRTRDALSLGLELMQSVQDLGRWLSPRGLKELLDMASQPGILRERLEAMRSALKDFDAMKEHDRRVASLSPKEREAYDLCSAQLPADGEPWKLVLEQEMLLSWISEFERTHPLLSGDPLSRYRGLSARLAELLEERRELLRRWLAWKALDSCRRRRLPPGEHHPNKRPETEWNRLLDELNKKRRVKSVRQLMELYPFQLMTAAPVWLVSPEVVSEVFPLQKGLFDLVIFDESSQLAVERALPSIYRGKRVVIAGDEKQLRPFDLFRSQDEEELDEVTEAESLLMLAMRNVSPRYLSWHYRSKFQELIDFSNYAFYEGNLQIAANVQRLFERAPIEFVKVEGRWEDRRNKVEAEKVVDLIYNLLSEGERKGRIPSIGVITFNERQRDLIEDVIESRRITDKEFDRLFALSSSPSRNLDDRPFVKNIENVQGDERDVVIFSVAYAKDSSGKLRVQFGPLNLEGGENRLNVAITRARVKVIMVASFDPAELPVEEVKNLGPKRLKDYLLYAQAVSRMDREEMKDVLKRVGTFKSEGAPEERAPLSLESMIKTALEAQGLLVEERVGFSGYKVDLAVVHPKDPSRYILGIEGDGWSFQSAKSARERDVVRPKYLIERGWNLERVWSRYWWRDREGEVHRLIRRIDALCKEVEFTAKRPLEP comes from the coding sequence GTGGATGGGAAAGTAGGGGATATGGAGGGGACAGAGGTTCTAATCTCCCGGCTCAAGGTATACCAGGACAGGCTCTTGCATACTGATTGGCGTAACCGATCCATATTCCTGAGGCGAATAGACAAGAAATTCGTTTTGGATCTTGGAAGGCTGTGGAATGGGGACGTCAAGAAAGCAGATGATTGCTTGAGGAAGGCTTTGAGGACCCATTCCGAAATCCAACTGGTCAAGGATTCGGACCGGAGCGAATGGGCTGACCAAGTACGCGCCAACTGCTCCGCCCTGGATAGGACGGCAAGAACTATAGAAGAGGAGATGGGGCTTAGCGACCTCTATCTTGGATTCCCTTTCCTGGCGGGGAGGCCTTGTCCCGAGGGTTATGTGCGCGCCCCGCTGCTCCTTTTCCCGGTGAGGCTGGAAAGGGTACGTTCCGAAGGGATACCCGGTTGGTATCTCACCTTCCAAGATGAGGAGCCTATTCTTAACCGAGCTCTCCTGGCAGCATTGAGGAGGCTGTGCGGCATATCTCTACCAGATGATCTGCAGGAGCGAGCTTTGGATTTAATAGAGACTTCCCCCAAAGATGGACTTCCAGATTATCTAGTGGAGCGTTTCCAGGCCTTACTATCACCCTACCTTAAGCTAGAGCCAGCAATACCAATGGACAAAGTGCCACTGCTAAATGATCTGACAACTAGCGACCTCGATGGTTTTGATAAGGTGGAGCTAGCCTTGGTACCTTTTGCGGCGGTCGGTATCTTCCCTCAAGGCTCTACTGCCATTTACCAGGATTACGAGCGCCTCCTCGAGCGCGTGCAGAAAGGAGAGACAGATCTCGGATTCTTGGATGATCTCTTGGAAGTCCATCATCTACGCGCTACCCCTCCCTCCATACCAAATGTGGACATAGATTCCACCCCGGATAGAGAGCTTAATAATATTCTCCCCTCGGACTCGAGTCAAGATCAAGTGTTGCTAGAAGCACAGAGGGCTGAAGCAGTGGTGGTGAGGGGGCCACCGGGGACAGGAAAGTCCCAAGTCATAACCAATCTCATCGCCAATGCCCTGGCGAAGGATCAGAAAGTGCTAGTAGTGTGCCAGAAGCGGGCCGCTTTGGATGTGGTGCACCAGAGATTGGGTAGGGTGGGGCTCTCGGATGTGGCGGTAGTGCTGCACGACTCCCGTGCAGATAGGGCGAAGATGTACGCCATGCTCTCCCAGAGACTGAACGGAGACCCTCCTCTGCGGGATGAGGGACTAGAGAGAAGATTCGCGCAGGTCAGCTCGGAGATCGACTATGTGGTTCAGGAGTTGAATGCCTTGGTCAAGCCTTTATGGAAGGAGATGCCTAATGGCGTTCGTCCGAGGGAGCTCTATCTCAGGGCTGCGCCTAGTTATGTGCCGAGGATGAACCTTGGTTCTCTTCCCTACCGTCTCACCGCCTCTGAGCTTGATTCCCTAATAGCCAAGCTGCCTGAACTGCAATTAGGTTTTTGGCGCTTCGACCGTGCACCATATCCATGGCAAGCTAGGATTCCCTTTTCCCAGTTCGAGCTCAAGGAGCGTTTCGAAATTGATGCGGCCCTGCTGCGCGCTATCTCTTTCTGCCTGCAGGAGACTTTGGTCATCGGTGATCCACAGAAGCAAAGCGAGGCGCTTAGCCTTATGAATGATTACTTTTCTTTGGAGGGAAAGTTCCTACATCAAATCCGTCCTAGATGGCGGTCCTCTCTCAAGCTGCTCAGTTCACTCCGAAATCAGTTCCCCAGCGATCCCAGGGTAAATGACGCTCAGCGCACGAGGGATGCGCTTTCCCTAGGGCTGGAATTGATGCAATCCGTGCAAGATTTAGGGCGGTGGCTCAGTCCCAGAGGATTAAAAGAGCTTTTGGACATGGCTTCGCAGCCTGGCATCTTGCGAGAAAGGCTGGAGGCGATGCGCAGCGCACTCAAAGATTTCGATGCCATGAAAGAGCATGATAGGCGCGTGGCTTCGCTGAGCCCTAAGGAGCGCGAGGCCTATGATCTTTGTTCGGCTCAACTCCCGGCGGATGGTGAGCCTTGGAAGCTCGTCCTGGAGCAGGAGATGCTGCTTTCCTGGATATCCGAGTTCGAGAGGACACATCCTCTTCTGTCAGGCGACCCCCTCTCTCGTTATCGAGGCCTGAGCGCTAGATTGGCAGAACTTCTGGAAGAAAGAAGAGAGCTTTTACGCCGTTGGCTTGCTTGGAAGGCCCTCGATTCCTGCAGAAGGAGGCGCCTGCCTCCGGGAGAGCATCATCCCAACAAAAGACCGGAGACAGAATGGAACAGACTGTTGGACGAGTTGAACAAGAAACGAAGAGTAAAGTCTGTACGCCAGCTAATGGAGCTATATCCCTTCCAGCTCATGACCGCAGCCCCTGTATGGCTGGTCAGCCCGGAGGTGGTTTCCGAGGTATTCCCCTTACAGAAGGGGCTCTTCGATCTGGTTATATTCGACGAGTCTAGCCAGCTGGCAGTAGAAAGGGCCTTACCGTCCATATACCGAGGGAAGAGAGTGGTCATAGCTGGTGATGAGAAGCAGCTTCGTCCATTCGACCTCTTCCGCAGCCAGGACGAGGAGGAGCTAGACGAAGTCACCGAGGCCGAGAGCCTGCTGATGCTCGCCATGCGGAATGTCTCTCCTCGCTACCTGAGTTGGCACTATCGATCTAAGTTCCAGGAGCTGATAGATTTCAGCAATTACGCCTTCTATGAAGGGAATCTCCAGATAGCGGCCAATGTGCAGCGACTCTTCGAGCGCGCCCCCATTGAATTTGTCAAGGTGGAGGGAAGATGGGAGGATAGGAGGAATAAGGTTGAGGCGGAGAAGGTGGTGGATCTGATATACAACCTTCTCTCTGAAGGGGAGCGAAAGGGCAGGATTCCCTCTATAGGCGTGATAACGTTCAACGAACGGCAACGCGATCTGATAGAAGATGTGATAGAAAGCAGAAGGATTACTGACAAAGAGTTCGACAGGCTTTTCGCCCTCTCCTCCTCACCCTCCCGGAACCTGGACGATAGGCCGTTCGTTAAGAACATCGAGAACGTGCAGGGCGATGAGAGGGATGTAGTAATCTTCTCCGTGGCCTATGCCAAAGACTCATCTGGAAAGTTGAGGGTGCAATTCGGACCCCTCAATCTGGAGGGGGGTGAGAACAGATTAAACGTGGCGATAACGAGAGCTAGAGTGAAGGTGATAATGGTCGCCTCCTTCGACCCCGCAGAACTACCGGTGGAAGAGGTCAAGAACCTCGGCCCCAAGCGTCTAAAAGACTATCTCCTCTATGCCCAGGCGGTCTCCCGAATGGATAGGGAGGAGATGAAAGATGTACTGAAACGTGTGGGGACCTTTAAGTCCGAGGGAGCTCCTGAAGAGCGTGCACCCCTGAGCCTTGAGAGCATGATCAAGACCGCCTTGGAAGCCCAAGGACTGTTGGTGGAGGAAAGAGTAGGGTTCTCCGGATACAAGGTGGACCTAGCTGTAGTGCACCCAAAAGACCCTTCGCGCTATATCCTAGGGATTGAGGGGGATGGGTGGTCCTTCCAAAGCGCCAAGAGCGCCAGGGAGAGAGACGTGGTCAGGCCCAAATATCTCATTGAGAGAGGGTGGAATCTAGAGAGGGTATGGTCCAGGTATTGGTGGAGAGATAGAGAAGGCGAGGTTCACCGCCTAATAAGAAGGATAGATGCGCTCTGCAAAGAAGTTGAATTCACTGCAAAAAGGCCCTTAGAGCCATAG
- the purS gene encoding phosphoribosylformylglycinamidine synthase subunit PurS, whose protein sequence is MVVAEIRIELKHGVADPEGQNTRKALELLGFKDVKGVRTVKVFEIDIEASPERAVLECEEMCRKLLANPVIQKYKITIK, encoded by the coding sequence TTGGTAGTCGCTGAGATCAGGATAGAGCTTAAGCATGGCGTGGCTGACCCTGAGGGACAGAACACCAGGAAGGCCTTGGAACTTCTGGGTTTCAAGGATGTGAAAGGTGTGAGGACAGTGAAAGTCTTCGAAATCGATATCGAGGCTTCCCCTGAGAGGGCGGTCCTGGAATGCGAAGAGATGTGCCGCAAGCTATTGGCGAATCCAGTCATACAGAAATACAAAATCACAATCAAGTGA
- a CDS encoding tRNA (adenine-N1)-methyltransferase encodes MLREGEIIYLLDDKGRRHFLTLSKDMVKIPGLGVIDGSKLVGAPEGSMLRLGDKIFHALRPGANELMESLERGPQVITPKDAAAIVFRLDLKPGDVVLESGVGSGSLTTALLNAVGSEGLVISVEMRSEFAAKARKNVSRSPFVKAWDLRIGNINEIRLEKELDAVALDVPEPWSALSNLETFLRPGGRFCAFVPNVNQLEQTVLSLRRRGYLEVEALEIMQRRMEVHPGGVRPAFESLGHTGYLIFARRALSVGKG; translated from the coding sequence ATGCTACGCGAGGGCGAAATCATCTACCTTCTGGACGATAAGGGCAGGAGGCATTTCCTCACTCTATCCAAAGATATGGTGAAAATTCCAGGTCTTGGTGTCATAGACGGCTCTAAGTTGGTTGGTGCGCCTGAGGGGTCCATGCTCAGGCTGGGAGACAAGATATTTCATGCACTCCGTCCTGGAGCCAACGAATTGATGGAGTCGTTGGAGAGGGGGCCGCAGGTCATCACTCCCAAGGACGCCGCCGCCATTGTTTTCCGTCTCGACCTGAAGCCAGGTGATGTAGTCCTTGAATCAGGTGTGGGCTCTGGCTCGCTTACCACCGCCTTACTGAACGCGGTAGGGTCCGAAGGACTCGTGATCTCAGTGGAGATGAGAAGTGAGTTCGCGGCCAAGGCGCGCAAGAACGTTTCTCGCTCTCCCTTCGTCAAAGCCTGGGACCTGCGCATCGGAAACATCAACGAAATCAGATTGGAAAAGGAGCTGGATGCAGTCGCCCTAGACGTTCCAGAGCCCTGGTCGGCCCTCAGTAACCTAGAAACGTTCCTGCGTCCTGGAGGAAGATTCTGTGCTTTCGTGCCTAACGTCAATCAATTAGAGCAGACGGTTTTATCCTTGCGTCGCAGAGGCTACTTGGAAGTGGAGGCCCTGGAAATCATGCAAAGACGTATGGAGGTGCACCCTGGAGGAGTGCGGCCTGCTTTCGAGAGCCTCGGTCATACCGGTTATCTCATCTTTGCTCGTCGGGCCTTGAGTGTAGGCAAAGGATAA
- a CDS encoding ATP-binding protein: protein MGMQIDSTMGTPPSSSTAEMHLEPASPIAPINQGKRPKKEGLSHVGIIFGNVGTCEFHCRVFGDIETMEYVQVEHQHEGWVLGRVSSMERKTNLSLDRAKMIQDGEEVQIDEEVIAKVDIVGFRDDRGLLQVPRTPFRAGDHVYKATDELIKKVIGIKENMETGAYVGLLYGHDIRVEIDINAMVQKHVCILAKTGGGKSFLCGDLIEELMKHGVTTLIFDPHGEYGAMREKGPQPSTHRCFNVTPRGYAEQIIEFATDTTINPQAKPLRFTLANLEARDLLELTNIKKGATYLKALREAIDAVRTAKKEYSLKDIIRVLEGDEEGQNNALIAELEYLNEINIFAPQGTRFDELIVKGKTTIINFKGTPPDIQELVVSRIATACFELRKANKIPPMMIVCEEAHNYCPQQGLAASSKIFRTIASEGRKFGLGLTVISQRAAKIDKNVLSQCNTQMILKVTNPNDLKAISNSLEGLSEGMEEEIQRLPVGVALIIGGNIQMPLFVEVRPRESRHGGESVEIIPTKR from the coding sequence ATGGGAATGCAAATAGATTCTACCATGGGGACTCCGCCCTCTTCCAGCACGGCCGAGATGCACCTCGAACCAGCTTCGCCTATAGCCCCTATCAATCAAGGTAAGCGACCAAAGAAGGAAGGGCTTTCCCATGTGGGCATAATCTTCGGCAACGTCGGCACCTGTGAGTTCCATTGCCGGGTCTTCGGGGATATCGAAACCATGGAATATGTGCAGGTAGAGCATCAGCATGAGGGCTGGGTTCTGGGCCGGGTCTCTTCCATGGAGAGAAAGACGAATCTCTCTCTAGACCGTGCTAAGATGATCCAGGACGGGGAGGAGGTGCAGATCGACGAGGAGGTCATAGCCAAGGTGGACATAGTAGGCTTTCGCGACGATCGAGGACTTTTACAAGTGCCTCGCACTCCCTTTAGGGCGGGAGATCACGTGTACAAGGCCACGGATGAGCTGATCAAGAAAGTGATAGGCATCAAGGAGAACATGGAGACAGGGGCCTATGTCGGTCTGCTTTACGGTCACGACATCCGGGTGGAGATAGATATAAACGCTATGGTACAGAAGCACGTCTGCATACTGGCAAAGACGGGAGGAGGCAAGAGCTTCCTCTGCGGGGATCTCATCGAGGAGCTGATGAAGCATGGGGTCACCACCTTGATCTTCGACCCCCATGGTGAGTATGGGGCGATGAGGGAGAAAGGCCCTCAACCCTCCACGCACCGCTGCTTCAACGTGACCCCGAGAGGTTACGCGGAGCAAATCATCGAGTTCGCCACGGATACTACTATCAATCCACAGGCCAAGCCTCTACGCTTCACCTTGGCCAATCTCGAGGCCAGAGATCTTCTGGAACTGACTAACATAAAGAAGGGAGCCACGTATCTGAAGGCCTTGCGCGAGGCCATCGATGCGGTTCGCACCGCCAAGAAGGAGTACTCCCTGAAGGACATCATCAGGGTGCTGGAGGGGGATGAAGAGGGGCAAAACAACGCGCTCATCGCTGAGCTGGAATATCTGAACGAGATCAACATCTTCGCCCCTCAGGGCACTAGGTTCGACGAGTTGATAGTCAAAGGTAAGACCACCATAATCAATTTCAAAGGCACGCCACCAGACATACAGGAACTAGTGGTCAGTCGCATAGCCACCGCCTGTTTCGAGCTGCGCAAGGCCAATAAGATACCGCCCATGATGATAGTCTGTGAGGAGGCTCATAATTACTGTCCTCAGCAGGGCCTGGCAGCTTCCTCCAAGATCTTCCGCACCATAGCCTCAGAGGGGCGAAAATTCGGATTAGGCTTGACAGTGATATCCCAGAGGGCGGCGAAGATAGATAAAAACGTCCTCTCACAGTGCAACACCCAGATGATTCTCAAGGTCACCAATCCCAATGACCTAAAAGCCATCTCCAATTCCCTCGAGGGTCTCTCAGAGGGCATGGAGGAAGAGATACAGCGCCTGCCTGTGGGTGTAGCTCTAATCATCGGAGGTAACATCCAGATGCCTCTGTTCGTAGAAGTTCGCCCGCGCGAATCCAGGCATGGAGGAGAGTCGGTGGAAATAATCCCCACCAAGAGGTAG
- a CDS encoding ribose-phosphate diphosphokinase, producing MIILCGSTSRSLAQDLSAMLGVEFVQAITKRFPDGEAYVRIERPALEKEVVVVQNTYPDNNLVELLLLLDAARGLGAEKITCVIPYFGYARQDRRFNPGEALSAKVMLRHLEMEMDRLITIDLHKPDVLEWFARAPAQDLKAAPAIGEYFSSCGIDLVLGPDAGAAQRARETAKVIGCESDHLLKTRISGTEVRITPSHVDARDKTVLIVDDIISTGGTIIAATNELRRLGAKKVYASCTHGLFTGGAVPKLQQVCDRIVSTNTLESEVSEISVAKVVSKAL from the coding sequence ATGATAATTCTCTGCGGCTCGACCTCAAGATCCTTGGCCCAGGACCTTTCTGCTATGTTAGGGGTAGAGTTCGTCCAGGCAATAACCAAGAGGTTTCCTGACGGCGAGGCCTATGTCCGCATTGAGCGCCCCGCTTTGGAGAAGGAAGTAGTGGTGGTTCAGAACACCTATCCAGATAACAACCTGGTGGAATTGCTGCTGCTCCTGGACGCCGCCCGAGGTCTAGGTGCAGAGAAGATCACCTGTGTCATTCCCTATTTCGGCTATGCCCGCCAGGATAGGAGATTCAATCCTGGTGAGGCGCTGAGCGCCAAGGTTATGCTACGCCATTTAGAGATGGAGATGGACCGCCTGATCACCATCGATCTGCATAAGCCTGATGTCTTGGAGTGGTTCGCCCGCGCTCCTGCCCAAGATCTTAAGGCTGCTCCCGCGATAGGAGAGTACTTCTCATCTTGTGGAATAGATTTAGTCCTGGGACCAGATGCAGGGGCGGCACAAAGAGCCAGGGAGACGGCCAAGGTGATAGGCTGTGAGAGCGATCATCTGTTGAAGACGCGCATCAGCGGCACGGAAGTCAGGATCACGCCCAGCCATGTTGACGCCCGCGATAAGACGGTATTGATAGTAGATGACATAATCTCCACTGGAGGGACCATAATCGCAGCCACCAATGAGCTAAGAAGGCTCGGGGCTAAGAAGGTCTATGCCTCCTGCACGCACGGCCTTTTCACTGGCGGTGCGGTTCCCAAGCTTCAGCAGGTATGCGATAGAATCGTATCTACCAATACCTTAGAAAGCGAGGTCTCGGAGATATCCGTGGCCAAGGTAGTTAGTAAGGCTCTCTGA